A stretch of the Ostrea edulis chromosome 9, xbOstEdul1.1, whole genome shotgun sequence genome encodes the following:
- the LOC130050234 gene encoding ATP-dependent DNA helicase Q1-like has translation MYHASTDSESKARTMESFRKPEGTVRVLIATVACGMGLDIPDVAMCVLWGLPPSMMQMWQEIGRCGRDGRNSFAICYAFPRSISMPCQKCRKNKNHKCSCEARQHLRDLTSTKECYRAHCLEAFKLEKLNTNSDANKIRNTCTSCESICSCYKCKCCTNCSEKCSCPSKITKQDVVTKFLQY, from the coding sequence ATGTATCATGCCAGCACCGATTCAGAGTCCAAGGCAAGGACTATGGAATCCTTTCGCAAGCCAGAAGGAACAGTCAGGGTGTTGATTGCAACAGTAGCCTGTGGGATGGGCCTGGACATCCCAGATGTTGCAATGTGTGTGCTGTGGGGGTTGCCACCATCCATGATGCAGATGTGGCAGGAAATTGGGCGATGTGGACGTGATGGAAGAAACAGCTTTGCAATCTGTTATGCTTTTCCTCGAAGCATCTCCATGCCCTGCCAGAAGTGCCGGAAAAACAAAAACCACAAATGTTCTTGTGAGGCAAGACAGCATTTGAGGGACTTGACAAGCACTAAGGAATGTTATAGAGCACACTGCCTGGAAGCCTTCAAATTAGAAAAACTCAATACAAACAGTGATGCAAACAAAATCAGGAACACATGTACTTCCTGTGAAAGTATATGTAGTTGTTACAAGTGCAAATGTTGCACAAATTGCTCAGAGAAATGTTCATGCCCCagtaaaataacaaaacaagatgttgtgacaaaatttcttCAGTATTAA